From a region of the Oryza sativa Japonica Group chromosome 6, ASM3414082v1 genome:
- the LOC9269379 gene encoding ent-kaurene oxidase-like protein 1 isoform X1 produces MEAFVSGGAGGVGAAAVVGVFVAAAVVGGFVAAVALAERAGVIAPRKRPNAPPAVPGLPIIGNLHQLKEKKPHQTFTKWAEIYGPIYTIRIGASSVVVLNSTEVAKEAMVAKFSSISTRKLSKALTVLTRDKSMVATSDYGDFHKMVKRYVMSSTLGTSAQKKFRDTRDMMINNMLSTFHKLVKDDPHVPLIFRDVFKDELFRLSMIQSLGEDVSSVYVDEFGRDISKEEIYNATVTDMMMCAIEVDWRDFFSYLSWVPNKSFETRVFTAEARRTAVMRALIKQQKERIVRGEAKICYLDFLLAENTLTDEQLTMLVWEELIEAADTTLVATEWAMYELAKNPDKQARNICYSVPAHSWHYQPKRFLLGVFLVMPGTALPRNPGGVRRRDGHRGAPAAAAVPQRRLPRDAAPPLPCPAHTPEVRPRGHQACRLRRPRRHRDGDQPVRVQHEQEGVGVAGGVGAREVHRREVGGGRHVQDDGVRRREEGLRREPTGDAHRVHRHRALRAGVRVEADGGRRGEGGHRAVHRLQAPPASCPPHAQRKDVNHYIHWKLFFDR; encoded by the exons ATGGAGGCGTTCGTGtcgggcggcgcgggcggggtcggggcggcggcggtggtcggagtgttcgtcgccgcggcggtggtCGGAGGGTTCGTTGCCGCGGTCGCGCTCGCCGAGAGGGCCGGCGTGATCGCGCCAAGGAAACGCCCCAACGCGCCCCCAG CTGTTCCTGGTTTACCCATAATCGGAAATCTGCATCAATTGAAAGAAAAGAAGCCTCATCAGACCTTCACAAAATGGGCTGAAATTTATGGCCCAATCTACACCATAAGGATTGGGGCTTCTTCCGTAGTTGTGCTCAATTCAACTGAAGTAGCCAAGGAG GCGATGGTTGCAAAATTCTCATCAATATCTACCCGAAAGCTATCCAAAGCACTGACAGTGCTTACTCGTGATAAATCCATGGTTGCTACCAGCGACTATGGTGATTTCCACAAAATGGTGAAGCGTTATGTCATGTCAAGCACGCTGGGTACTTCTGCACAG aaaaaattTCGTGACACAAGAGATATGATGATCAATAACATGTTAAGCACTTTCCATAAACTGGTGAAAGATGACCCACATGTTCCTCTGATATTTAGAGATGTTTTCAAGGATGAGCTATTCCGGTTGTCCATGATCCAG AGCTTAGGAGAGGATGTGAGTTCAGTCTACGTGGATGAATTTGGGAGGGACATTTCGAAGGAAGAAATCTACAACGCCACTGTGACCGACATGATGATGTGCGCAATTGAGGTTGATTGGAGAGACTTCTTCTCCTACCTCAGCTGGGTTCCAAACAAGAGCTTCGAAACAAGAGTGTTTACCGCAGAAGCTAGACGAACCGCGGTGATGCGCGCCTTGATCAAGCAACAGAAGGAAAGGATTGTGCGTGGAGAG GCAAAGATATGCTATCTGGACTTCTTGCTGGCAGAGAACACACTGACAGATGAGCAACTGACGATGCTGGTGTGGGAGGAACTCATAGAGGCTGCAGATACTACCTTGGTCGCCACAGAATGGGCCATGTACGAGCTTGCCAAGAACCCTGACAAACAGGCAAGAAATATTTGTTACTCTGTTCCAGCTCATTCTTGGCATTATCAACCCAAACGTTTTCTTTTGGGCGTTTTTCTGGTCATGCCAGGAACGGCTTTACCAAGAAATCCGGGAGGTGTGCGGCGACGAGACGGTCACCGAGGAGCACCTGCCGCGGCTGCCGTACCTCAACGCCGTCTTCCACGAGACGCTGCGCCGCCACTCCCCTGTCCCGCTCATACCCCCGAGGTTCGTCCACGAGGACACCAAGCTTGCAGGCTACGACGTCCCCGCCGGCACCGAG ATGGTGATCAACCTGTACGGGTGCAACATGAACAAGAAGGAGTGGGAGTCGCCGGAGGAGTGGGTGCCAGAGAGGTTCACCGGCGGGAGGTTGGAGGTGGCAGACATGTACAAGACGATGGCGTTCGGCGCCGGGAGGAGGGCCTGCGCAGGGAGCCTACAGGTGATGCACATCGCGTGCACCGCCATCGCGCGCTTCGTGCAGGAGTTCGGGTGGAGGCTGACGGAGGGCGACGAGGAGAAGGTGGACACCGTGCAGTTCACCGCCTACAAGCTCCACCCGCTTCATGTCCACCTCACGCCCAGAGGAAGGATGTGAACCATTATATTCATTGGAAGCTGTTTTTCGATCGTTGA
- the LOC9269379 gene encoding ent-kaurene oxidase-like protein 1 isoform X2, whose amino-acid sequence MEAFVSGGAGGVGAAAVVGVFVAAAVVGGFVAAVALAERAGVIAPRKRPNAPPAVPGLPIIGNLHQLKEKKPHQTFTKWAEIYGPIYTIRIGASSVVVLNSTEVAKEAMVAKFSSISTRKLSKALTVLTRDKSMVATSDYGDFHKMVKRYVMSSTLGTSAQKKFRDTRDMMINNMLSTFHKLVKDDPHVPLIFRDVFKDELFRLSMIQSLGEDVSSVYVDEFGRDISKEEIYNATVTDMMMCAIEVDWRDFFSYLSWVPNKSFETRVFTAEARRTAVMRALIKQQKERIVRGEAKICYLDFLLAENTLTDEQLTMLVWEELIEAADTTLVATEWAMYELAKNPDKQERLYQEIREVCGDETVTEEHLPRLPYLNAVFHETLRRHSPVPLIPPRFVHEDTKLAGYDVPAGTEMVINLYGCNMNKKEWESPEEWVPERFTGGRLEVADMYKTMAFGAGRRACAGSLQVMHIACTAIARFVQEFGWRLTEGDEEKVDTVQFTAYKLHPLHVHLTPRGRM is encoded by the exons ATGGAGGCGTTCGTGtcgggcggcgcgggcggggtcggggcggcggcggtggtcggagtgttcgtcgccgcggcggtggtCGGAGGGTTCGTTGCCGCGGTCGCGCTCGCCGAGAGGGCCGGCGTGATCGCGCCAAGGAAACGCCCCAACGCGCCCCCAG CTGTTCCTGGTTTACCCATAATCGGAAATCTGCATCAATTGAAAGAAAAGAAGCCTCATCAGACCTTCACAAAATGGGCTGAAATTTATGGCCCAATCTACACCATAAGGATTGGGGCTTCTTCCGTAGTTGTGCTCAATTCAACTGAAGTAGCCAAGGAG GCGATGGTTGCAAAATTCTCATCAATATCTACCCGAAAGCTATCCAAAGCACTGACAGTGCTTACTCGTGATAAATCCATGGTTGCTACCAGCGACTATGGTGATTTCCACAAAATGGTGAAGCGTTATGTCATGTCAAGCACGCTGGGTACTTCTGCACAG aaaaaattTCGTGACACAAGAGATATGATGATCAATAACATGTTAAGCACTTTCCATAAACTGGTGAAAGATGACCCACATGTTCCTCTGATATTTAGAGATGTTTTCAAGGATGAGCTATTCCGGTTGTCCATGATCCAG AGCTTAGGAGAGGATGTGAGTTCAGTCTACGTGGATGAATTTGGGAGGGACATTTCGAAGGAAGAAATCTACAACGCCACTGTGACCGACATGATGATGTGCGCAATTGAGGTTGATTGGAGAGACTTCTTCTCCTACCTCAGCTGGGTTCCAAACAAGAGCTTCGAAACAAGAGTGTTTACCGCAGAAGCTAGACGAACCGCGGTGATGCGCGCCTTGATCAAGCAACAGAAGGAAAGGATTGTGCGTGGAGAG GCAAAGATATGCTATCTGGACTTCTTGCTGGCAGAGAACACACTGACAGATGAGCAACTGACGATGCTGGTGTGGGAGGAACTCATAGAGGCTGCAGATACTACCTTGGTCGCCACAGAATGGGCCATGTACGAGCTTGCCAAGAACCCTGACAAACAG GAACGGCTTTACCAAGAAATCCGGGAGGTGTGCGGCGACGAGACGGTCACCGAGGAGCACCTGCCGCGGCTGCCGTACCTCAACGCCGTCTTCCACGAGACGCTGCGCCGCCACTCCCCTGTCCCGCTCATACCCCCGAGGTTCGTCCACGAGGACACCAAGCTTGCAGGCTACGACGTCCCCGCCGGCACCGAG ATGGTGATCAACCTGTACGGGTGCAACATGAACAAGAAGGAGTGGGAGTCGCCGGAGGAGTGGGTGCCAGAGAGGTTCACCGGCGGGAGGTTGGAGGTGGCAGACATGTACAAGACGATGGCGTTCGGCGCCGGGAGGAGGGCCTGCGCAGGGAGCCTACAGGTGATGCACATCGCGTGCACCGCCATCGCGCGCTTCGTGCAGGAGTTCGGGTGGAGGCTGACGGAGGGCGACGAGGAGAAGGTGGACACCGTGCAGTTCACCGCCTACAAGCTCCACCCGCTTCATGTCCACCTCACGCCCAGAGGAAGGATGTGA
- the LOC136357028 gene encoding putative CBL-interacting protein kinase 27, with translation MAGGRVVASGSRPVDARLRTSDFGLSTVNYHARPDGLLHTAYGTPTYVVPKMRQGDFSCPTWLTTDARKLIKMLFDLNPDTCITFAGLHKMQWFRKMAYVQ, from the exons ATGGCTGGTGGTCGTGTGGTGGCGAGTGGCAGTCGGCCGGTGGACGCGCG GCTGAGAACCTCCGACTTCGGGCTCAGCACAGTCAACTACCATGCGCGCCCCGACGGGCTCCTCCACACCGCTTATGGCACGCCGACGTACGTTGTCCCCAAG ATGCGGCAGGGTGACTTCAGCTGCCCGACGTGGTTGACAACGGACGCACGGAAGCTCATCAAGATGTTGTTCGACCTCAACCCAGACACCTGCATCACCTTCGCCGGCCTCCACAAGATGCAGTGGTTCCGGAAGATGGCATATGTTCAGTGA